A stretch of Coregonus clupeaformis isolate EN_2021a chromosome 37, ASM2061545v1, whole genome shotgun sequence DNA encodes these proteins:
- the LOC121553220 gene encoding transmembrane protein 254 has protein sequence MAKSDGCDYFRRSSLFWITTVTLSMGYFTWTVFWPQQVPYVKLGPLGTLSRYLVDNHHSLMYKGWWATWAIHVAEALVAMKVCSDKGVDGTRTRCLWFVQTVLFGFASLGLLLKYKPDHRPKQH, from the exons ATGGCCAAAAGCGATGGGTGCGATTATTTCAGAAGAAGCAGTCTTTTTTGGATAACTACAGTGACGCTTTCGATGGGATACTTCACA TGGACAGTGTTCTGGCCACAGCAGGTCCCTTATGTCAAACTAGGTCCGCTTGGTACCCTGTCCAGATACCTGGTGGACAATCACCATTCTCTCATGTACAAAGG ATGGTGGGCAACCTGGGCCATCCACGTGGCTGAAGCCCTTGTTGCCATGAAGGTCTGCAG tGACAAAGGGGTGGACGGCACAAGGACACGTTGCCTCTGGTTTGTTCAGACGGTGCTGTTTGGCTTTGCCTCTCTCGGCCTGCTTCTCAAATACAAACCTGACCACAGGCCCAAACAACACTGA
- the LOC121553285 gene encoding homeobox transcription factor phx1-like: MWKNTSIDVPRQVAVTGALSRSANRRKRTSFSKEHVELLRVTFETDPYPGISLRESLSQNTGLPESRIQVWFQNRRARTMKCKGAKAVWQSDSGFHSPGEFTPVQDPVSQHRTMGTGAIQPGLASLSTSPCLPPAYPVQVKEEVEDFFYGRCRPPYPGEEETGHYNSLFELRQARVLGDSSSPPFNSLRHQMVPGAWPQAGDQTSPVRSMWSPSPLEVRKYSSGTSQAFLYHSSAEQQPLYSNPQEAYGGPISQTQAPNTPDSGCWEFGQENTPTMEGQGSQLDGSWSTAMSTPEYPGQAPYHAPLPELPALSLQEILRELEGEWWEGDGLDSYPQ, from the exons ATGTGGAAGAACACCAGCATTG ATGTCCCTAGACAGGTGGCAGTCACCGGAGCCTTGTCCCGGAGTGCCAACCGCAGAAAGAGGACCAGCTTCTCCAAAGAGCACGTGGAGCTTCTCCGTGTCACATTTGAGACAGACCCTTACCCTGgcatcagcctgagagagagccTGTCCCAGAACACAGGCCTACCTGAATCTCGCATCCAG GTGTGGTTCCAGAACAGGAGGGCTCGGACTATGAAGTGTAAGGGAGCTAAGGCCGTGTGGCAGTCCGACTCTGGCTTCCACTCCCCTGGTGAGTTCACCCCTGTCCAGGACCCAGTTTCCCAGCACCGCACCATGGGGACAGGGGCTATCCAGCCTGGCCTAGCCTCTCTGTCCACCTCCCCCTGCCTGCCCCCTGCCTACCCCGTCCAGgtgaaggaggaggtggaggacttTTTCTATGGACGCTGCCGTCCACCCTAccctggagaggaggagactggccACTACAACTCCTTGTTCGAACTGAGGCAGGCCAGGGTGCTGGGAGACAGCTCCAGCCCACCATTTAATAGCCTCAGGCACCAGATGGTTCCAGGAGCCTGGCCCCAGGCAGGTGATCAGACATCCCCAGTGCGGTCCATGTGGAGCCCCTCTCCTCTGGAGGTAAGGAAATACAGCTCAGGCACCAGCCAGGCCTTCCTTTACCATAGCTCAGCCGAGCAGCAGCCCCTCTACAGCAACCCCCAGGAAGCCTATGGAGGCCCCATTTCCCAGACCCAGGCCCCAAACACCCCGGATTCCGGCTGCTGGGAGTTTGGACAAGAGAACACCCCTACGATGGAAGGCCAAGGTTCCCAGTTGGATGGCTCCTGGAGCACGGCTATGTCTACCCCAGAATACCCAGGGCAGGCCCCGTACCATGCCCCCCTGCCAGAGCTCCCTGCCCTGTCCCTGCAGGAGATCCTGAGGGAGCTGGAGGGAGAGTGGTGGGAGGGAGATGGCCTGGACAGCTACCCCCAATGA